From one Dyella sp. 2HG41-7 genomic stretch:
- a CDS encoding multicopper oxidase domain-containing protein, whose protein sequence is MSIDRRDFLKLGGCAALAGGAPSWLRTAIGAPATPLASKPDYSIRIARSLIELAPDHIVSTTTYNGEFPGPLIRLKEGQPVVIDVHNDTDAPEQLHWHGQSVPVDVDGAAEEGTPFIPARGMRRLSFVPGPAGFRFYHSHRVAGSDLSVGQYSGQVGPVYIEPRHEPGNYDREVFLTLKEFDPFFSKGGDMAMDFLRPSEREPSLQQRGESAMKASLASGQAKGYEVGYQAFAINGRMLGSGEPIRVKSGERVLLHVLNGSATEIRSLALPGHSFKVIALDGNPVPHPTEVPVLWIGTAERISAIVKMTHPGTWILGDLDDDDRGRGMGIVVEYAGHRGKPQWIKPAPFGWDYRRFALPNAKAAKPDQIIEMTFAKQNAADNGFNRWTINDAAFDMKTMQPKLQLQYGKRYRLRMHNASDDIHPMHLHRHAFEIASIAGQQTGGVIKDVAMLGGYQSMELDFTADQRGLSLFHCHMQLHMDFGFMALFECA, encoded by the coding sequence ATGTCGATAGATCGTCGTGATTTTCTAAAGCTTGGCGGATGCGCAGCGCTTGCCGGCGGCGCCCCGTCCTGGTTACGCACAGCAATCGGAGCGCCTGCGACACCGCTAGCGAGCAAGCCTGACTACAGCATACGTATCGCGCGAAGCCTGATCGAACTTGCACCCGATCACATCGTCTCCACCACGACATACAACGGCGAGTTTCCCGGCCCACTGATTCGCCTCAAAGAGGGCCAGCCGGTGGTGATCGACGTGCACAACGACACCGACGCGCCAGAGCAATTGCATTGGCACGGCCAGTCGGTTCCAGTGGATGTGGACGGCGCAGCTGAAGAAGGCACGCCTTTCATTCCCGCGCGCGGTATGCGTCGGCTTTCCTTTGTGCCGGGGCCTGCGGGATTTCGTTTTTATCATTCGCATCGTGTGGCGGGCAGCGATCTTTCTGTCGGTCAATACAGCGGTCAAGTCGGGCCGGTCTATATCGAACCTCGCCACGAACCAGGCAATTACGACCGCGAAGTGTTTCTCACGTTGAAGGAATTCGATCCGTTCTTCAGCAAGGGCGGCGATATGGCGATGGACTTTCTGCGCCCAAGCGAACGCGAACCTTCGTTGCAACAACGCGGCGAATCGGCGATGAAGGCGTCGCTGGCGAGCGGCCAGGCCAAGGGCTATGAAGTGGGTTATCAAGCCTTCGCGATCAACGGACGCATGCTCGGGTCGGGCGAACCCATTCGCGTCAAATCAGGCGAACGTGTGTTGCTGCACGTACTCAACGGCAGCGCGACCGAGATCCGCAGTCTTGCGTTACCGGGACACTCATTCAAAGTGATCGCGCTGGACGGCAATCCCGTGCCACATCCGACCGAGGTTCCGGTGTTGTGGATCGGCACCGCCGAGCGCATCAGCGCTATCGTCAAGATGACGCATCCCGGCACGTGGATACTCGGCGATCTGGACGACGACGATCGCGGTCGCGGCATGGGCATCGTGGTGGAATACGCCGGCCATCGTGGTAAGCCGCAGTGGATCAAGCCCGCGCCGTTCGGCTGGGATTACCGGCGTTTTGCGCTGCCGAACGCGAAAGCGGCGAAACCGGACCAGATCATCGAAATGACGTTCGCCAAACAGAATGCCGCGGACAACGGATTCAATCGTTGGACCATCAACGACGCGGCCTTCGATATGAAAACCATGCAGCCGAAATTGCAGCTGCAGTATGGCAAGCGCTATCGGCTGCGCATGCACAACGCCAGCGACGATATTCATCCGATGCACCTGCATCGACATGCCTTTGAGATCGCAAGCATCGCCGGACAGCAGACTGGTGGCGTCATCAAGGATGTTGCGATGCTGGGCGGCTACCAATCAATGGAGCTCGATTTCACCGCCGATCAACGCGGGCTTTCGTTGTTCCACTGCCATATGCAATTGCACATGGATTTTGGCTTTATGGCATTGTTTGAATGCGCATGA
- a CDS encoding GNAT family N-acetyltransferase, producing MDIRTLHVNDLELICRHREEMFRDADGKDDVLLPMTAHFRKWLHPRLLDESYFGFVMVDDGAPIAGIGLMLIDWPPHPMHPIHEKRGYVLNVFVEPDYRGRGLARELMKLADAEFVRRGVSYAVLHATAKGKPLYQGLGWSGTTEMAKSLELSAVQVCSDASQPRPK from the coding sequence ATGGACATTCGAACGCTGCACGTTAACGATCTTGAGCTCATTTGCCGACATCGCGAAGAAATGTTTCGCGACGCGGACGGAAAGGACGATGTGCTGCTGCCAATGACGGCGCATTTCCGCAAATGGCTGCACCCGCGTTTGCTGGATGAATCGTATTTTGGCTTCGTGATGGTGGACGATGGCGCACCGATTGCGGGCATCGGATTGATGCTGATCGATTGGCCGCCGCACCCCATGCATCCGATACACGAAAAGCGCGGCTACGTGTTGAATGTATTCGTCGAGCCCGACTATCGGGGTCGCGGCTTGGCGCGCGAGCTGATGAAGCTGGCGGATGCGGAATTCGTGCGGCGCGGGGTCAGTTATGCCGTGCTCCACGCGACAGCGAAGGGGAAGCCGCTCTATCAAGGCTTGGGCTGGAGCGGCACCACCGAGATGGCGAAATCGCTGGAACTGTCGGCAGTACAAGTTTGTAGTGATGCCAGCCAGCCCAGGCCGAAATAG
- a CDS encoding YceI family protein has protein sequence MNNLIRTVLKPVAVGTFALALGMHGALSHAADASAPPAGEYHIDKSHASLLLRVSHMGFSTYTTRFSQFDATLTFNPSNITASKLEATIESDSLQMDAAPKMCTDIVKGPQLLDTAKYPKIVFRSEKIRMTGAKTFEIVGTLDLHGVSHPVTLTGSYNGGYPGIANMDPNARIGFSAHGAFKRSDFGMAFGVPKPGTTMGVGDKIDVTIEAEFIGPALANAAGSSH, from the coding sequence ATGAACAACCTTATTCGAACCGTTCTCAAGCCGGTTGCCGTGGGCACATTCGCCCTTGCGCTCGGCATGCATGGCGCGCTATCGCATGCCGCCGACGCCTCCGCGCCGCCGGCTGGCGAGTATCACATCGATAAATCACACGCGAGTCTGCTGCTGCGCGTTAGCCATATGGGATTCTCGACGTACACCACGCGCTTCAGCCAATTCGACGCCACGCTGACCTTCAATCCCAGCAACATCACCGCGTCCAAGCTCGAAGCGACCATCGAATCGGACTCGCTGCAAATGGATGCGGCGCCGAAGATGTGCACGGATATCGTGAAAGGGCCGCAGCTGCTGGATACCGCCAAGTATCCGAAGATCGTTTTCCGCTCGGAAAAAATTCGCATGACCGGCGCAAAGACATTTGAAATCGTCGGTACGCTCGATCTGCACGGTGTTTCGCACCCCGTCACGCTCACCGGTTCGTATAACGGTGGGTATCCGGGCATCGCCAATATGGACCCGAACGCGCGCATCGGATTTTCCGCGCATGGCGCGTTCAAGCGCTCGGACTTCGGCATGGCGTTCGGCGTGCCCAAGCCCGGCACCACGATGGGCGTGGGCGACAAGATCGATGTGACGATCGAGGCCGAATTTATCGGGCCGGCGCTGGCCAACGCGGCGGGCTCGTCGCACTAA
- a CDS encoding right-handed parallel beta-helix repeat-containing protein: MQCLNRTQASGLKNRRNFFIAAAALALASVAAPASATNWWTATPTVSIGTTVLNVKNFGAMGNGVTDDTAAFQAAVNALPSTGGTIVVPTGNYMINALTGINLRSHTRLSLWGTAYLKAIPNNATRYWIVKAWNVNNVEIVGGNYVGERTQHQGTTGEWGYLINIEGSSNVYVHDTSLSNSWGDGILVGGTGWGRTVVVSTNVTLNRVKSTNNRRQGLTIAPSNQVYVVNSSFTNSNGTLPQSGIDIEPQTQGVTQNVRLENTTVSGNVGNGLEVHDYVSGLTLSGFTALNNQGFGAYVNGANGVVITKSNLSQNYLFGVDIAGYTNNVQLTSNTIEWNGDTWFYAHSQSIFSAGWALRDITIASTATNVTQTSNLISPMK, encoded by the coding sequence ATGCAGTGCCTAAACCGTACTCAGGCGTCCGGCCTGAAGAATCGTCGCAACTTTTTTATAGCCGCCGCCGCCCTGGCTCTCGCCTCCGTGGCCGCGCCGGCTTCCGCAACCAACTGGTGGACCGCCACGCCGACCGTGTCGATCGGCACCACCGTGCTCAATGTGAAGAACTTCGGCGCCATGGGGAATGGCGTGACGGACGACACCGCCGCCTTCCAGGCCGCCGTCAACGCGCTGCCGTCCACCGGTGGCACGATCGTGGTGCCCACTGGCAATTACATGATCAATGCGCTCACGGGCATCAACCTGCGCTCGCACACGCGCCTGTCGCTGTGGGGCACCGCTTATCTCAAGGCCATTCCGAACAACGCCACGCGCTATTGGATCGTCAAAGCGTGGAACGTCAACAACGTGGAAATCGTCGGCGGCAATTACGTTGGCGAGCGCACGCAGCATCAAGGCACCACCGGTGAGTGGGGCTACCTCATCAATATCGAAGGTTCGAGCAACGTTTACGTGCACGACACCTCGCTGTCGAACTCCTGGGGCGACGGCATTCTGGTCGGTGGCACCGGTTGGGGTCGCACGGTTGTCGTGTCGACGAACGTCACGCTCAACCGCGTCAAGTCCACCAACAATCGTCGCCAGGGTCTGACGATTGCGCCGTCCAACCAGGTATATGTGGTCAATAGCAGCTTCACCAATTCCAACGGCACCTTGCCGCAGTCCGGTATCGATATCGAGCCGCAGACGCAGGGCGTGACGCAGAACGTGCGTTTGGAAAACACCACGGTGTCCGGCAACGTTGGCAACGGTCTGGAAGTGCACGACTACGTGTCGGGCCTGACGCTTAGCGGCTTTACCGCCCTGAACAACCAAGGCTTTGGCGCTTACGTCAACGGTGCGAACGGTGTGGTCATCACCAAGAGCAACCTCAGCCAAAACTACCTGTTCGGTGTGGATATCGCCGGCTACACCAACAACGTCCAGCTGACCAGCAACACCATCGAGTGGAATGGCGACACCTGGTTCTACGCACACAGCCAGTCGATCTTCTCGGCCGGTTGGGCGCTGCGCGACATCACCATCGCCAGCACGGCGACCAACGTGACGCAGACCAGCAACCTCATCTCGCCGATGAAGTAA
- a CDS encoding MFS transporter: protein MSQIGKPPCDESVIFHGAAARPCAAASRRWTLVAAILGSSLSFIDGTVVNVTLPTIQRELGATSSDVQWVMESYALFLASLLLVGGALGDRFGRKRIFMIGAGLFTLASIGCSLSSTVEMLISARAIQGIGAALLVPGSLALISATFPQLERGAAIGTWSAFSGITAAFGPVLGGFLVEHYSWTWAFLINAPVGVVLLAICAAKVPESKGNANAGPVDVLGASLVTIGLAGLVFAFIEAPARGWSAAPIWMSAMIGVLALLLFVRVEMRAASPMMPLNLFHERNFAGANILTLLLYAALGGSLFFLPLNLIQVQGYGATAAGAALLPFIAIMFLLSRWTGSLVDRFGSKLPLVVGPTIAAAGFAMFALPSSESTYWTAFFPAICVLGLGMSVTVAPLTTTVMNAVRGELTGTASGINNAVSRAAALLAIALFGFVLALVFNATLDSGLRQLHAPAALVSAVVAQRAKLAGIVIPSGYPDATVSAIKHAVSNSFVLGFRWVMLISSGMALLSAISAWIFIEGKPAAMRG, encoded by the coding sequence ATGAGCCAGATTGGAAAACCGCCTTGCGATGAAAGCGTCATCTTTCACGGGGCCGCCGCACGGCCTTGCGCTGCGGCTTCGCGACGCTGGACGCTGGTGGCCGCGATTCTGGGGTCCAGTCTTTCGTTTATCGATGGCACCGTGGTCAATGTGACGCTACCGACCATCCAGCGCGAGCTAGGCGCTACGTCGTCGGACGTGCAATGGGTGATGGAGTCTTATGCGCTGTTTCTTGCATCGCTGCTGTTGGTAGGCGGCGCCCTGGGGGATCGCTTCGGGCGCAAGCGCATTTTTATGATCGGTGCGGGATTATTTACCTTGGCATCGATCGGTTGCTCGTTGTCGTCCACGGTGGAGATGCTTATTTCCGCACGCGCGATTCAAGGCATCGGCGCGGCGTTGCTGGTGCCCGGTAGTTTGGCCTTGATCAGTGCGACGTTTCCGCAATTGGAACGCGGCGCCGCGATTGGAACGTGGTCCGCATTCAGCGGCATCACCGCGGCGTTTGGACCGGTGCTCGGCGGATTTCTGGTGGAGCATTATTCCTGGACGTGGGCGTTTCTGATCAACGCGCCCGTGGGCGTCGTGCTGCTGGCGATCTGCGCGGCAAAAGTGCCGGAGAGCAAAGGAAACGCGAATGCCGGCCCTGTCGATGTGCTGGGCGCGAGTTTGGTGACGATCGGTTTGGCTGGTTTGGTGTTTGCTTTTATCGAAGCGCCAGCGCGCGGCTGGTCGGCGGCGCCGATTTGGATGTCGGCGATGATCGGCGTGTTAGCGTTGTTGCTATTTGTTCGTGTCGAGATGCGCGCAGCATCGCCGATGATGCCTTTGAACCTTTTTCACGAACGCAACTTTGCTGGCGCAAATATATTGACGTTGCTGCTTTACGCAGCGCTAGGCGGCAGTCTGTTCTTTTTGCCGCTTAACCTGATCCAGGTGCAGGGTTATGGCGCGACCGCGGCGGGCGCTGCGTTGCTGCCGTTTATTGCGATTATGTTTTTGCTGTCGCGCTGGACGGGAAGTTTGGTGGATCGATTTGGATCGAAGCTACCGCTGGTGGTCGGGCCGACGATTGCTGCCGCCGGATTTGCCATGTTCGCCCTGCCCTCCAGCGAAAGCACGTATTGGACTGCGTTCTTTCCCGCCATTTGCGTGCTTGGGTTAGGCATGAGCGTTACCGTCGCTCCACTGACCACAACGGTGATGAATGCCGTGCGCGGCGAATTGACAGGCACAGCATCGGGCATCAATAACGCGGTGTCGCGCGCGGCGGCCCTGCTGGCGATTGCGCTGTTCGGGTTTGTGCTGGCGCTCGTTTTCAACGCCACGTTGGATAGCGGGCTTCGCCAACTGCATGCGCCAGCTGCCTTGGTTTCCGCCGTTGTCGCGCAACGCGCGAAGCTCGCCGGCATTGTGATTCCCAGCGGCTACCCGGATGCCACGGTGTCCGCCATCAAGCATGCAGTGAGCAACTCGTTTGTATTGGGCTTTCGATGGGTGATGCTGATTTCTTCGGGCATGGCGCTGCTGAGCGCGATCAGCGCATGGATTTTCATTGAAGGAAAGCCCGCGGCGATGCGTGGATAA
- a CDS encoding VOC family protein — translation MLIPILNVRDIAEAIRFYTGILDFQVAFAWPVESAIYAGLNRGTDELHLALAPPDRRYGHGSAMVLCDDVDALFKSFRARGLAVPSRPESPVHEAPLDQTWGTREVYIDDPSGNTIVFQQRG, via the coding sequence ATGCTGATTCCGATTTTAAATGTTCGGGATATCGCAGAAGCTATCCGGTTCTACACCGGCATATTGGATTTCCAAGTCGCGTTCGCATGGCCGGTTGAAAGCGCCATTTACGCCGGATTGAATCGTGGCACGGACGAATTGCACCTCGCGCTTGCACCGCCGGACCGTCGCTACGGTCATGGTTCGGCGATGGTGCTCTGCGATGACGTGGATGCACTTTTCAAGTCCTTTAGAGCGAGAGGTCTTGCGGTACCGTCGCGCCCCGAATCGCCTGTACACGAAGCGCCACTGGATCAAACCTGGGGCACCCGTGAGGTCTATATCGACGATCCGAGCGGCAATACGATTGTCTTTCAACAACGTGGATAG
- a CDS encoding VOC family protein — MSIESCIPVIPSADLEKSLRFWVDGLGLSMDTAMRRDGRLVGCMVHNEHLYFWLNQRAGSATKPENYEGVRLYWTPSDLVALRDRLSGLGFSVSDISARDYGQKEFFVTDDDGHSHCFGAPIKT, encoded by the coding sequence ATGTCGATCGAATCGTGCATCCCCGTCATTCCCAGCGCCGATCTCGAAAAAAGCCTGCGCTTCTGGGTCGACGGACTTGGGCTATCGATGGATACGGCCATGCGGCGGGATGGACGCCTAGTCGGTTGCATGGTCCATAACGAGCACTTGTATTTTTGGCTCAACCAACGAGCCGGTTCCGCAACCAAGCCCGAGAATTACGAAGGCGTTCGACTGTATTGGACGCCGAGCGACCTCGTTGCGCTTAGAGATCGCCTCTCCGGATTGGGATTTTCAGTATCGGACATCAGCGCGCGCGATTACGGTCAAAAAGAATTCTTTGTGACAGACGATGACGGTCACTCTCATTGCTTCGGCGCGCCGATCAAGACCTGA
- a CDS encoding DoxX family protein, which produces MKIESGSRAGKAPTSEPDFFCIYPVTNIELHANGLTERSLHHSEVRDMAATDLLRKYSISPLPVPHAWYALPIRAMVGYGFMEHGFAKLSRGPEAFIGILHAMGMPLAELLGWATIAIEVLGGLMILLGALVPIATIPMIVVLLVATFTVHLPYGFSSIKLMSYDASGAHFGQPGYETDLLYMAGLLALCMGGAGPFSLDGWLNAKRNNSR; this is translated from the coding sequence ATGAAAATCGAGTCGGGTTCACGTGCCGGCAAAGCGCCGACGAGTGAACCCGACTTTTTTTGTATCTATCCTGTAACCAACATTGAGCTTCATGCGAATGGACTTACTGAGCGAAGCCTTCACCACAGCGAAGTAAGAGACATGGCTGCAACAGATTTACTCCGTAAGTACAGTATCTCCCCGCTTCCCGTCCCTCATGCCTGGTATGCGCTGCCGATACGCGCGATGGTGGGTTACGGATTCATGGAGCACGGTTTTGCCAAGCTCAGTCGCGGGCCGGAAGCATTCATCGGCATTCTTCACGCGATGGGAATGCCCCTTGCCGAGCTTTTGGGATGGGCGACAATCGCGATCGAAGTGCTCGGCGGCCTCATGATTCTGCTCGGCGCGTTAGTGCCTATCGCCACGATACCTATGATCGTCGTGCTGTTGGTCGCGACGTTTACGGTGCATCTGCCTTATGGATTCAGTTCCATCAAGTTGATGTCTTACGACGCGTCGGGCGCGCACTTTGGTCAGCCTGGTTACGAAACGGACTTGTTGTATATGGCGGGACTGCTTGCGCTGTGCATGGGCGGCGCCGGTCCGTTCTCATTGGATGGATGGCTTAACGCGAAGCGAAACAACTCTCGGTGA
- a CDS encoding DUF2252 family protein: MKKPLPTPRQRAPLLTERRRLKMARSAHAYVRGNTCRFYEWLKRCDAMLPQGPMIWICGDCHVSNIGPVADADGNVEVQIRDLDQAVMGNPANDLVRLGLSLAMAARGSDLPGVITAKMMEELIEGYAQALTGKQGDQKSARKRPDSIRVVVRRAARRRWKHLAAERIEGIEPNIPLSKKYWPISSAERRELAALMATEEVRALATSLSHRDDKDEVTMLDAAYWVKGCSSLGLLRYAVLLRVGKSKDIDSSLCLIDIKEAAKSVAPKTQRTAGPRNNAHRIVEGARHLAPHLGERMLAARIQGKSVFLRELLPQDLKVDIDHLNQSEAMEVAGYLGNIVGRAHGAQMNADERKRWLGELRRNRPKNIDTPSWLWRSVVQLVQEHEGGYLEHCRLFANESA; this comes from the coding sequence ATGAAGAAACCTCTGCCAACGCCAAGGCAGCGCGCCCCTCTACTTACGGAACGACGCCGACTCAAAATGGCTCGCTCCGCGCATGCTTACGTACGAGGCAATACATGCCGTTTCTACGAATGGTTGAAACGCTGCGATGCGATGCTTCCACAAGGTCCCATGATCTGGATTTGCGGCGATTGCCATGTCAGCAACATCGGGCCGGTGGCCGATGCGGATGGCAATGTGGAAGTTCAAATTCGAGATCTGGATCAGGCGGTGATGGGCAACCCGGCCAATGATCTGGTCCGTCTTGGTCTTTCGCTCGCGATGGCCGCGCGTGGTTCGGATTTGCCGGGCGTGATCACCGCCAAGATGATGGAAGAATTGATTGAAGGCTACGCGCAGGCGCTGACAGGCAAGCAGGGCGATCAAAAATCTGCGCGCAAGCGACCGGACTCGATCCGAGTAGTCGTGCGTCGCGCCGCGCGCCGCAGGTGGAAACATCTGGCGGCGGAGCGCATCGAGGGCATTGAGCCCAATATTCCTTTGTCAAAAAAATACTGGCCGATTTCCAGCGCTGAGCGACGCGAACTCGCTGCGCTGATGGCGACAGAAGAAGTCCGGGCGCTCGCCACCTCGTTGAGCCATCGTGACGACAAAGACGAAGTGACGATGCTGGATGCCGCCTATTGGGTCAAAGGTTGCAGCTCGCTAGGGTTGCTTCGCTACGCCGTTCTGCTGCGCGTCGGCAAATCCAAGGATATCGACAGCAGCCTTTGCTTGATCGACATCAAGGAAGCCGCGAAGTCCGTCGCGCCGAAAACCCAACGCACCGCCGGACCGAGAAACAATGCGCATCGCATTGTCGAAGGCGCGCGTCACCTGGCGCCGCATCTCGGCGAGCGCATGCTGGCGGCTCGCATACAGGGCAAGTCGGTGTTCTTGCGCGAACTTCTTCCGCAAGACTTGAAAGTCGATATCGACCACCTCAACCAAAGCGAAGCCATGGAAGTGGCCGGCTATTTGGGGAATATCGTCGGTCGCGCGCATGGCGCGCAAATGAATGCCGACGAACGCAAGCGGTGGCTGGGTGAGCTTCGACGCAACCGGCCCAAGAACATCGATACGCCGTCATGGTTGTGGCGCAGCGTTGTGCAATTGGTGCAAGAGCATGAAGGCGGCTATTTGGAGCATTGCCGCCTGTTCGCAAACGAGTCGGCGTAG
- a CDS encoding DUF3309 family protein yields the protein MSLILLIVLLVIVLGALPAWPYSRGWGYYPSGGLGLILLILIILLLLGYI from the coding sequence ATGTCACTCATACTCCTCATTGTTTTATTGGTTATCGTACTGGGCGCTTTGCCGGCTTGGCCCTATAGCCGTGGCTGGGGATATTATCCTTCGGGCGGTCTGGGACTGATTCTTCTTATTCTGATTATCTTGCTGCTTCTTGGTTATATTTGA
- a CDS encoding PAS domain-containing sensor histidine kinase, protein MTAPKSIEHHVLDYRRLFEATPEPYIVLTPDFTIVAANDARLRVTMTTREAIIGRNLFEAFPDNPDDIGATGVSNLRASLMRVLARAQQDAMPIQKYDIPHPDGGFEERYWAPLNVPVLDDDGKVAFIVHCVHDVTDLVRSREYVGIVEAELAEQVRAVAESNRRLKLADSELEARVASRTQRLEAEREHLRSLLMAVPVPVSVLLGPAHRYFMRNEAHKQLMGGNEVVGRAFIETASNASEHMLPILDRVYRTGEPHRIVRQRVAWGLDHTGMPEERYYNFYGQPLRAPDGLVEGVITATEDITEQIRAEEVLRATLEELGLQRELREQFVLTLTHDLRTPLSAAMMAADMIMRKADDRAFVSCVLPRLSDSLGRIAQMIQNLLDANRVEAGAQLPLSDLGPCDLRMTVSDALDELSTVHGTRFRLHSERAVEGVWSSTGLRRIVENLCVNAVKYGSAEAPVDVTLSSRGANVDLLVHNEGPAIPLKEQAALFEPFHRTLSAEAGIEKGWGLGLTLVRGLAQAHGGSVRVDSAPGRGTTFIVSLPVDSTPFQTRHAHVGVI, encoded by the coding sequence ATGACCGCACCGAAATCGATCGAACACCATGTGCTGGACTACCGTCGACTGTTTGAGGCGACGCCAGAACCGTACATCGTTCTGACGCCCGACTTCACGATCGTCGCCGCGAATGACGCACGTTTACGTGTGACGATGACGACGCGCGAGGCGATCATCGGTAGAAATCTGTTCGAGGCGTTTCCCGATAATCCGGACGATATCGGAGCGACCGGAGTGAGCAATCTCCGTGCTTCGCTCATGCGCGTGTTGGCGCGTGCGCAGCAGGATGCGATGCCCATTCAGAAATACGACATTCCGCACCCCGATGGCGGCTTCGAAGAGCGCTACTGGGCGCCGTTGAATGTTCCGGTATTGGATGACGACGGCAAGGTCGCCTTTATCGTGCATTGCGTACATGACGTCACGGATCTGGTCCGGTCCAGGGAATATGTCGGGATCGTCGAGGCGGAACTTGCGGAGCAGGTTCGCGCAGTGGCGGAATCCAATCGGCGCTTAAAGCTTGCGGACTCGGAACTCGAAGCGCGCGTTGCGTCGCGCACTCAGCGCCTTGAAGCGGAGCGCGAACATTTGCGCTCGTTGCTAATGGCCGTGCCTGTGCCGGTTTCGGTGCTGCTGGGGCCGGCGCACCGTTACTTTATGCGCAACGAGGCGCATAAGCAGCTAATGGGCGGCAACGAGGTGGTTGGGCGCGCGTTTATCGAGACGGCGTCCAATGCGAGCGAACATATGCTGCCGATCCTCGACCGCGTGTACCGCACCGGCGAACCGCATCGCATCGTGCGTCAGCGCGTCGCCTGGGGTCTCGATCACACCGGCATGCCAGAAGAGCGCTATTACAACTTTTACGGGCAGCCGCTGCGCGCGCCGGATGGGCTAGTGGAAGGCGTCATTACCGCGACGGAAGACATCACCGAGCAGATTCGCGCCGAAGAAGTGCTGCGTGCGACCCTGGAGGAGCTTGGCCTTCAGCGAGAATTGCGCGAACAGTTTGTGCTGACGCTCACGCACGATCTGCGTACGCCGCTATCGGCGGCAATGATGGCCGCCGATATGATTATGCGTAAGGCCGACGATCGCGCCTTTGTGAGTTGCGTCTTGCCGCGTCTTTCCGACAGCCTCGGTCGTATCGCGCAAATGATCCAAAACTTACTGGACGCCAATCGCGTCGAGGCTGGCGCGCAGTTGCCGCTTTCGGATCTGGGGCCGTGCGATTTGCGCATGACGGTGTCGGATGCGCTCGACGAGTTGTCCACGGTGCACGGTACGCGCTTCCGCTTGCATAGCGAGCGAGCCGTCGAAGGTGTGTGGAGCAGCACGGGGCTGCGACGCATCGTGGAGAATCTGTGTGTCAACGCGGTGAAGTATGGAAGTGCCGAAGCGCCGGTCGACGTGACGCTAAGCTCGCGAGGAGCCAACGTCGATCTGCTCGTGCATAACGAAGGTCCTGCCATCCCGCTCAAGGAACAGGCTGCGCTGTTCGAACCGTTTCACCGCACGCTTTCCGCCGAGGCGGGCATCGAGAAAGGATGGGGTTTGGGACTGACACTGGTGCGCGGTTTAGCGCAGGCGCACGGTGGAAGCGTGCGCGTCGACAGTGCTCCGGGACGCGGCACCACGTTTATCGTGTCGCTGCCGGTGGATTCGACACCGTTCCAGACACGACACGCGCACGTTGGTGTCATCTGA
- a CDS encoding immunity protein YezG family protein, translating to MINEVERMDQFQIIQEIAIRAISGAQPDWSELIILYHVEGGRSSFVNSYLVSQDGVVREKPARVSDDLDTWLRRLRAELARGGKQPFTSCKLHLCADGKFDASYGYEPVNWGELLIPSWNFPLVTSLH from the coding sequence ATGATCAACGAGGTGGAACGAATGGATCAGTTCCAGATTATTCAAGAGATCGCGATTAGGGCTATCTCTGGTGCCCAGCCGGATTGGAGCGAGCTGATAATCTTGTACCACGTGGAGGGAGGACGTAGCAGTTTCGTCAACTCCTACCTTGTATCTCAAGACGGCGTGGTCCGTGAGAAGCCGGCCCGGGTCTCCGATGATCTGGACACTTGGCTTAGGAGGCTGCGGGCTGAACTGGCACGAGGTGGTAAGCAGCCTTTCACGTCGTGTAAGTTGCATCTGTGTGCGGATGGAAAATTCGACGCCTCATATGGATATGAACCTGTGAACTGGGGCGAGTTGCTTATCCCAAGTTGGAACTTTCCTTTGGTTACATCTCTCCATTAG
- a CDS encoding YciI family protein, with product MKYLGLAYFTPEKFAALAPEERKKVVSQCPELDEKMRATGKVLVSASLGDLDHWRTLRTRGGKKQVSDGPYIESKEVVGGLFIIEADSHEEALRIASMHPAAMIGEECDWAVELIPMDFYLAQ from the coding sequence ATGAAATACCTAGGCCTTGCCTACTTCACCCCCGAAAAGTTCGCCGCGCTGGCGCCGGAAGAGCGCAAGAAGGTGGTGAGCCAATGCCCGGAATTGGACGAGAAGATGCGCGCCACCGGCAAGGTGCTGGTCTCCGCGTCACTGGGCGATCTGGACCACTGGAGGACGCTGCGTACGCGCGGCGGCAAGAAGCAGGTCAGCGATGGGCCTTACATCGAGTCGAAGGAAGTGGTGGGCGGCCTGTTCATCATCGAGGCGGATAGCCATGAGGAGGCGTTGCGCATCGCATCCATGCACCCGGCCGCCATGATCGGCGAAGAATGCGACTGGGCGGTCGAGCTTATCCCCATGGATTTTTACTTGGCGCAATGA